From Motacilla alba alba isolate MOTALB_02 chromosome 20, Motacilla_alba_V1.0_pri, whole genome shotgun sequence, the proteins below share one genomic window:
- the DYNLRB1 gene encoding dynein light chain roadblock-type 1 — MAEVEETLKRIQSQKGVQGIIVVNSEGIPIKSTIDNSTTIQYAGLMHSFIMKARSTVRDIDPQNDLTFLRIRSKKNEIMVAPDKDYFLIVIQNPTE; from the exons ATG GCTGAGGTGGAGGAAACACTGAAGCGAATCCAGAGCCAGAAGGGAGTGCAGGGAATCATCGTGGTTAATTCGGAAG GTATTCCCATCAAGAGCACCATAGACAACTCCACCACCATTCAGTACGCCGGCCTCATGCACAGCTTCATCATGAAGGCCAGGAGCACCGTGCGGGACATCGATCCCCAGAACGACCTCACCTTCCTGCGGATCCGctccaagaaaaatgaaatcatgGTTGCTCCAG ATAAAGACTATTTCCTGATTGTCATCCAGAATCCAACTGAATGA